Proteins co-encoded in one Coxiella burnetii genomic window:
- the secA gene encoding preprotein translocase subunit SecA, translated as MLGNIIKKAFGTRNERLLKGYSKIVSRINALEPEIQALSDADLRAKTDEFKKRLVDGEGLDALLPEAFAVVRETSVRTLGLRHFDVQIIGGLALHGGKIAEMRTGEGKTLGATMPAYLNALTGKGVHIVTVNDYLAKRDAEWMKPIYEFLGLTVGVNVPGMEPVEKQAAYAADITYGTNNEFGFDYLRDNMVFDLDQRVQRPLHYAIIDEVDSILIDEARTPLIISGQAEESSDLYVKINKFIPQLKLQKMEEGQKEEEVPPENRGDYTLDEKNRQAYLTEQGHRTIEALMIKQGLMQAGESLYDVSNISLMHYVYAALRAHTLFYRDVHYIVKNNEVIIVDEHTGRLMPGRRWSDGLHQAVEAKEGATIQLENQTLATITFQNYFRLYEKLSGMTATADTEAFELQKIYGLEVVVIPTNRPMIRRDESDQVYLTADAKFDAIVNEVKKRHEKGQPLLIGTASIEASELVARFLKKANIKHEILNAKNHEREAKIIAEAGRPGAVTIATNMAGRGTDIVLGGNLEAEMSELDNLAEEEIQKRKADWQKRHDAVIAAGGLHVLGTERHESRRIDNQLRGRSGRQGDPGSSQFYLSMEDNLLRIFAAERMSNMMRRLGVKEDDVIEHPWITRAIEKAQRRVEGMNFDIRKQLLEYDDVANDQRKVIYQQRFQLLQTDDISETIEAIREEAVSEMISSFVPPQSLEEEWDIPGLEKQIREDFGLALPIAQWLEKDETLHEETLHKRIIDEITKAYKAKEAKADPKAMREVEKTLMLQLLDHHWKEHLAAMDHLRQGIHLRGYAQKNPAQEYKRESFELFTQMLKRIKYELAATLSKLEIATEEQVAQQQRLYQQSAPELQYHHAEMTALQPEKEVAVAEQEEATQPFVRSQPKVGRNESCPCGSGKKYKQCHGKLS; from the coding sequence ATGCTTGGCAACATCATCAAGAAAGCTTTCGGTACGCGTAATGAGCGTTTGCTTAAAGGCTATTCCAAAATAGTATCAAGAATTAATGCCCTAGAGCCAGAAATCCAGGCCCTTTCCGATGCCGACCTTCGCGCTAAAACCGATGAATTCAAAAAACGCTTAGTCGATGGGGAAGGACTCGATGCTTTATTGCCGGAAGCGTTTGCGGTGGTTCGGGAAACGAGCGTTCGCACGCTCGGCCTTCGTCATTTCGACGTCCAAATAATCGGTGGCCTGGCACTCCATGGTGGAAAAATTGCTGAAATGCGTACTGGCGAAGGAAAAACCTTAGGCGCTACGATGCCAGCTTATTTGAACGCATTAACGGGCAAAGGCGTTCACATCGTCACGGTAAATGATTATTTAGCTAAGCGTGACGCTGAATGGATGAAGCCTATTTATGAATTCCTCGGTTTGACGGTGGGCGTTAACGTGCCTGGAATGGAGCCGGTTGAGAAACAAGCGGCTTATGCGGCTGATATCACTTACGGCACCAATAACGAATTCGGTTTCGATTATTTACGCGATAACATGGTTTTTGATTTGGATCAACGCGTGCAGCGGCCATTGCATTACGCGATCATTGACGAAGTGGATTCCATTTTAATTGACGAAGCTAGAACACCCTTAATTATTTCAGGACAAGCGGAAGAATCATCGGATCTTTATGTAAAGATAAATAAATTCATCCCTCAATTAAAATTGCAAAAAATGGAAGAGGGGCAAAAAGAAGAGGAAGTTCCCCCTGAAAATCGAGGGGATTATACGCTGGATGAAAAAAATCGACAGGCTTATCTGACTGAACAAGGGCATCGTACGATCGAAGCGTTAATGATAAAGCAAGGGCTGATGCAAGCCGGAGAAAGTTTATACGATGTCTCTAATATATCGTTGATGCACTATGTTTATGCCGCTTTGCGCGCACACACGCTTTTTTATCGAGACGTTCATTACATTGTAAAAAATAATGAAGTCATTATTGTAGATGAACACACGGGCCGTCTGATGCCGGGACGCCGTTGGTCGGATGGTTTGCATCAAGCCGTAGAAGCAAAAGAAGGTGCAACTATTCAATTAGAAAATCAGACATTGGCTACTATTACGTTCCAAAACTATTTCCGCCTTTATGAAAAATTATCCGGTATGACTGCCACCGCGGATACCGAAGCCTTCGAGTTGCAAAAGATTTACGGACTGGAAGTGGTTGTCATCCCCACGAACAGACCCATGATTCGTCGGGATGAATCCGATCAAGTTTACTTAACGGCGGATGCGAAATTCGATGCGATTGTTAATGAAGTCAAGAAACGTCATGAGAAAGGTCAACCGCTGTTGATTGGCACGGCATCGATTGAAGCATCAGAATTAGTCGCCCGTTTTTTGAAAAAAGCGAATATTAAACATGAAATTCTCAATGCAAAAAATCACGAACGCGAAGCCAAAATTATTGCTGAAGCGGGACGTCCTGGCGCGGTGACTATCGCCACGAATATGGCGGGTCGAGGAACCGATATTGTTTTGGGTGGTAATTTAGAAGCGGAAATGAGTGAATTAGATAATCTGGCGGAAGAAGAAATTCAAAAACGAAAAGCTGATTGGCAGAAGCGTCACGATGCGGTAATTGCAGCCGGTGGTTTGCATGTGCTGGGGACGGAACGTCATGAATCGCGACGTATCGATAATCAGCTTCGTGGTCGATCCGGTCGGCAGGGGGATCCCGGTTCATCGCAATTTTATCTCTCTATGGAAGATAATTTATTGCGAATTTTTGCGGCCGAACGGATGTCTAACATGATGCGTCGCCTCGGTGTGAAAGAAGACGATGTGATTGAACATCCGTGGATTACTCGTGCGATTGAAAAAGCTCAACGTCGTGTCGAAGGAATGAATTTTGATATTCGTAAGCAGTTGTTGGAATATGACGACGTTGCCAACGATCAGCGTAAAGTGATTTATCAACAACGTTTCCAGTTACTTCAGACGGATGATATTTCTGAGACGATTGAAGCCATTCGTGAAGAAGCGGTAAGCGAAATGATTAGTTCGTTTGTGCCGCCACAGAGCCTGGAGGAAGAATGGGATATACCCGGGCTGGAAAAACAAATTCGTGAGGATTTTGGTTTGGCTTTGCCGATTGCGCAATGGCTTGAAAAGGATGAAACGCTTCACGAAGAAACGCTCCACAAACGCATTATTGATGAAATTACTAAAGCTTATAAAGCAAAGGAAGCAAAAGCCGATCCCAAGGCCATGCGTGAAGTGGAAAAGACGCTGATGCTGCAATTGTTAGATCATCATTGGAAAGAGCATTTAGCGGCGATGGATCATTTGCGCCAAGGCATTCATTTGCGCGGTTATGCTCAAAAAAATCCTGCGCAAGAATATAAGCGCGAGTCCTTTGAATTATTCACGCAAATGCTCAAACGAATCAAATACGAATTAGCGGCGACTTTGTCGAAATTAGAAATCGCAACTGAAGAGCAGGTCGCACAACAACAGCGTTTATACCAACAGTCTGCGCCCGAGCTACAATACCATCATGCGGAAATGACGGCGCTACAACCGGAAAAAGAAGTAGCTGTTGCCGAACAAGAAGAAGCAACCCAACCTTTTGTGCGCTCTCAACCCAAAGTAGGCCGTAACGAATCTTGCCCCTGTGGCAGCGGAAAGAAATACAAGCAATGTCACGGAAAATTAAGCTAG
- the mutT gene encoding 8-oxo-dGTP diphosphatase MutT, with the protein MSRKIKLVSVAVGIIINPQNEVLVSLRPKQAIQGNLWEFPGGKIEVFEDSYQALCRELKEEVDLTVIAAEAIMKVQHCYDDYEVTLEAWRVIKFKGEARGLEGQRIRWMPIENISELPFLEANQVIINYLQQDIITQ; encoded by the coding sequence ATGTCACGGAAAATTAAGCTAGTTTCTGTTGCTGTCGGCATTATCATCAACCCTCAAAATGAAGTTTTGGTTTCGCTGCGCCCAAAGCAAGCAATCCAGGGAAATTTATGGGAATTTCCAGGCGGAAAAATAGAAGTTTTTGAAGATAGTTATCAGGCGCTGTGTCGTGAATTAAAAGAGGAAGTGGATTTGACGGTGATAGCTGCCGAAGCGATTATGAAAGTTCAGCATTGCTATGATGATTATGAGGTTACTTTAGAAGCGTGGCGGGTAATTAAATTTAAAGGTGAAGCGCGAGGATTAGAAGGACAACGTATTCGCTGGATGCCGATTGAAAATATATCCGAGTTGCCTTTCCTCGAAGCGAACCAAGTCATCATCAACTACCTACAACAAGATATCATTACCCAGTGA
- the zapD gene encoding cell division protein ZapD: MMRHQWLISRPAMVATTITYEQPLNEPMRICLRLEHLFRQLHEHIREPAPAASHLAMLALLKALNVIDRPDLKTKLTQTLTQQTSTLLQLKHSPEVDNHKLQGLLDTLDRYVTHLHQTTRKIGEPLRENAFLTQIRSHLYNPAGPCNFTTPAYALWLQQPSENRINDLQNWAKEFEPLINIVNAILQIIRESTSPQNIVARQGFYQQMLNATSPCQLIQLILPIEKNIYPEICAGKHRLVIRFLPLDVNNNENTKQIAEEISFKLNCCRI; this comes from the coding sequence ATGATGAGGCATCAATGGCTTATAAGTAGGCCGGCAATGGTCGCAACAACGATTACTTACGAACAACCGCTTAATGAGCCGATGCGAATCTGCCTTCGGCTGGAACATCTTTTCCGTCAGCTTCATGAGCATATACGCGAACCCGCCCCCGCCGCCAGTCATCTCGCTATGCTGGCTTTACTCAAAGCATTAAACGTGATCGACCGCCCCGATTTAAAAACAAAATTAACACAAACCCTGACTCAACAAACATCGACGCTTTTGCAATTAAAACACTCACCAGAAGTGGATAATCATAAATTACAAGGCTTGTTAGACACCTTAGATCGTTACGTTACGCACTTACACCAGACAACGCGCAAAATCGGTGAGCCTCTTCGCGAAAATGCTTTTTTAACTCAAATTCGTTCTCATCTATACAATCCCGCCGGCCCCTGCAATTTCACCACACCTGCTTATGCGCTATGGCTACAGCAACCCAGCGAGAATCGCATCAACGATTTGCAAAATTGGGCCAAAGAATTTGAACCACTAATTAATATCGTGAATGCGATTTTACAAATAATTCGCGAAAGCACCTCGCCACAAAATATAGTCGCTCGTCAAGGATTTTATCAACAAATGTTAAATGCCACTTCGCCTTGCCAATTAATTCAATTAATTTTACCTATTGAAAAAAATATTTATCCGGAAATTTGTGCTGGCAAGCACCGTCTTGTTATTCGCTTTCTACCGCTGGATGTCAACAACAACGAGAATACGAAGCAAATTGCCGAAGAAATTTCTTTCAAATTAAACTGCTGTCGAATTTAA
- the queF gene encoding NADPH-dependent 7-cyano-7-deazaguanine reductase QueF (Catalyzes the NADPH-dependent reduction of 7-cyano-7-deazaguanine (preQ0) to 7-aminomethyl-7-deazaguanine (preQ1) in queuosine biosynthesis) yields MSTLRVLHEKSELGKTTVYPKEYAPHLLLPIPRDLNRKTLNVNVSEPPPFYGYDLWNAYELSWLNEKGKPFAARGEFIIPATSSHLIESKSFKLYLNSFNNERFADAAAVSQTMKRDLSKRVNESVTVNFILHETEIPVAYSPKGSLLDVLDIAIDTYSPDPNLLSTSQETVTETLYSHLLKSNCPVTGQPDWGSIEIHYTGPKIDHVQLLKYIISYRNHEEFHEACVERFFMDILRHCRPQELTVQARYTRRGGLDINPYRSTNPTFSVQNHRSFRQ; encoded by the coding sequence ATGAGTACTTTACGAGTCTTACACGAAAAATCCGAACTTGGGAAAACAACGGTTTACCCTAAGGAATACGCCCCTCATTTGTTATTGCCTATCCCAAGGGACTTAAATCGAAAAACACTCAACGTCAACGTCAGTGAGCCACCACCTTTTTACGGCTATGACTTATGGAATGCTTACGAGCTGTCTTGGTTAAATGAAAAAGGGAAACCTTTTGCCGCCAGGGGTGAATTTATAATTCCGGCCACTTCATCCCATTTAATCGAATCTAAATCATTTAAACTGTATTTGAATTCCTTTAACAACGAACGTTTTGCCGACGCAGCCGCCGTTTCGCAAACCATGAAACGCGATCTTAGCAAACGCGTCAACGAGTCTGTCACGGTTAATTTCATCCTGCACGAAACCGAGATACCCGTGGCCTATTCTCCAAAGGGTAGCCTTTTGGATGTTTTAGATATAGCGATTGACACTTATAGCCCTGATCCAAACTTATTATCGACCAGCCAAGAAACAGTTACCGAAACTCTCTATTCCCATCTCCTTAAATCTAATTGCCCGGTTACAGGACAGCCCGACTGGGGCAGCATCGAGATCCATTATACGGGACCTAAAATCGATCATGTCCAACTTCTAAAGTACATTATTTCCTATCGCAACCATGAAGAATTCCACGAAGCTTGTGTAGAGCGTTTTTTTATGGATATCCTGCGACACTGCCGCCCGCAAGAACTAACCGTTCAAGCACGCTACACCCGACGGGGCGGACTCGATATTAACCCTTATCGCTCCACAAACCCCACCTTTTCCGTTCAAAATCACCGCTCATTCCGTCAATGA
- the coaE gene encoding dephospho-CoA kinase (Dephospho-CoA kinase (CoaE) performs the final step in coenzyme A biosynthesis.), which translates to MLRIGLTGGIGSGKSTVANYFAELGAPVIDADQIAHEITKPDQAAFKQIINHFGNAVLTKGKFLNRTKLRELIFENPDDRQWLENLLHPLIIAKMKTQLKKIKAPYCILAIPLLAEASQSVDFIDRILVVDAPETLQIQRTKSRDQLSDQQIQLILQSQSPREKRLAIADDVIVNDQTIPILRKAVFQLHCKYLQIAQT; encoded by the coding sequence ATGTTACGGATTGGATTAACTGGTGGCATCGGAAGCGGGAAAAGCACCGTTGCCAACTACTTTGCAGAATTAGGCGCTCCTGTCATCGACGCTGATCAAATCGCTCATGAAATAACGAAACCTGATCAAGCGGCGTTTAAACAAATAATCAATCATTTTGGGAATGCAGTGCTTACTAAGGGAAAATTTTTAAATCGCACTAAATTACGAGAACTAATTTTTGAAAATCCTGACGATCGACAATGGCTTGAGAATTTATTACACCCCCTTATCATTGCGAAAATGAAAACCCAACTAAAAAAAATAAAAGCGCCTTATTGTATTTTAGCCATCCCTTTACTTGCCGAGGCCTCGCAGTCGGTCGATTTTATCGACCGAATCTTGGTGGTGGATGCGCCAGAAACGCTGCAAATACAACGTACAAAATCGCGCGATCAACTTTCGGATCAACAAATTCAACTTATCCTACAATCACAGAGCCCGCGTGAAAAACGGCTCGCTATCGCCGATGACGTGATTGTTAACGATCAGACGATCCCCATTTTGCGCAAAGCGGTTTTTCAGCTACACTGTAAGTATTTGCAAATCGCACAAACATAA
- a CDS encoding prepilin peptidase, which produces MQIISFLQFHFYITIVAIAVIGLIVGSFLNVVIVRYPTLLAARWRRECQEYLNLPVEPKPKFNLATPRSQCPRCKKTLKIRHNLPLISYLTLRGRCAYCHEKISPLYPIVELLCAILSVAIVIRYQISWQALAGLLLTWVLIVLFFIDLKTQLLPDAITLPTLWFGLSLSLFYMFVSPYQAIFGAILGYGLLWITAAFYQLIRKKEGMGRGDFKMVSMLGAWFGPGIVLNVLLLSVFLGLITSFMLLALKKISVKQPIPFGPFIAVAGWISLLSGPVLIHKLISYL; this is translated from the coding sequence ATGCAGATTATTTCTTTTTTACAATTTCATTTTTATATAACGATCGTTGCAATCGCCGTTATCGGATTGATCGTGGGCAGTTTTCTTAACGTGGTTATCGTCCGTTATCCTACCTTGCTCGCCGCACGTTGGCGCCGAGAGTGTCAGGAATACCTTAATTTACCTGTCGAACCCAAACCAAAATTTAATTTAGCAACCCCGCGCTCCCAGTGCCCCCGATGCAAAAAAACTCTAAAAATTCGCCATAACCTGCCATTAATAAGCTACTTAACCTTGCGCGGTCGCTGCGCATATTGTCATGAAAAAATATCGCCGCTTTATCCCATAGTTGAATTACTCTGCGCCATTTTATCGGTGGCTATTGTGATTCGTTATCAGATAAGCTGGCAAGCGCTGGCTGGATTACTACTTACCTGGGTATTAATTGTGCTTTTTTTTATTGATTTAAAAACGCAACTCTTGCCCGACGCGATCACACTTCCTACTTTATGGTTTGGTCTTTCCCTCAGCCTCTTTTATATGTTCGTATCACCTTATCAAGCAATATTTGGCGCTATACTCGGTTACGGACTTCTATGGATTACCGCCGCGTTTTATCAATTAATTCGTAAAAAAGAAGGAATGGGCCGTGGCGATTTTAAAATGGTCAGTATGTTGGGCGCTTGGTTCGGCCCTGGCATTGTATTAAATGTTTTATTGCTGTCGGTTTTTCTCGGCCTGATAACAAGCTTCATGCTACTAGCCCTGAAAAAAATATCAGTGAAACAACCCATTCCCTTTGGCCCTTTTATTGCTGTAGCGGGCTGGATCAGCCTTTTGTCGGGTCCGGTTCTAATACACAAATTGATTTCTTATTTATAA
- a CDS encoding type II secretion system F family protein — translation MLKYWKNRIRSKNILDLFRQLNVLINAEIPLAQALALLAGGSHSGSLRQLILAIWSKIENGLSLSETLKIYPRYFHTVHHEIIHAGEQSGKLGELLKLLIHYEEGLFIFKKKIQKAIRYPLTVLSIALGVTIGLLEFVIPQFQNAFSEFGSQLPFFTQVIINLAHNVRAYGLLIFFSFSLFLFVFVYAKKHSDKFSKSVDHALIKIPLIGKGIQNIMITLWIKVLATLSAAGIPLNKALITANHIIRNHALRQALDKLPCWISEGVSFSTAIERCGFFPHQAIQIIHIGENSGTLNEMLNKVAVIYQEEIDERYDRLSECLEPAIMIVLALLIGGLIIAMYLPVFRIGSAL, via the coding sequence ATGCTTAAATACTGGAAAAATAGGATAAGATCAAAAAATATTTTGGACCTTTTCCGTCAATTAAATGTATTAATAAATGCTGAAATCCCACTCGCTCAAGCACTTGCTTTATTGGCGGGAGGATCTCATTCAGGCTCATTGCGCCAGTTAATCTTAGCCATTTGGAGCAAAATCGAAAACGGTCTGAGTCTTTCTGAGACGTTAAAAATTTACCCCCGCTATTTCCATACCGTTCACCATGAAATAATTCATGCCGGTGAGCAAAGTGGGAAGCTCGGCGAATTATTAAAATTATTAATTCATTATGAAGAAGGTTTGTTTATTTTTAAGAAAAAAATTCAAAAAGCAATCCGCTACCCCTTAACCGTTCTTTCAATTGCCCTAGGCGTTACCATTGGTTTGTTGGAGTTCGTCATCCCGCAATTCCAAAATGCTTTTTCTGAATTTGGTTCACAACTGCCTTTCTTCACTCAAGTCATCATCAATCTCGCCCACAACGTACGCGCTTATGGCCTACTTATTTTTTTTAGCTTTTCTCTTTTTCTATTCGTTTTTGTGTACGCAAAAAAACATTCAGACAAATTCTCCAAGTCCGTTGATCACGCATTAATAAAAATTCCACTCATTGGAAAGGGTATTCAAAATATAATGATAACCCTTTGGATAAAAGTGCTAGCGACCCTGAGCGCGGCAGGTATCCCTTTGAACAAAGCGTTAATCACTGCCAATCATATCATTCGTAACCACGCTTTAAGACAAGCCCTCGACAAACTGCCTTGTTGGATTAGCGAAGGCGTCTCCTTTAGCACCGCCATTGAACGCTGCGGCTTTTTTCCCCACCAAGCAATCCAGATTATTCACATCGGTGAAAATTCCGGAACACTCAACGAAATGTTGAATAAAGTGGCCGTTATTTATCAGGAAGAAATAGACGAGCGTTACGATCGTCTCAGCGAGTGCCTGGAACCAGCTATCATGATAGTATTGGCATTATTAATCGGCGGACTAATTATCGCTATGTATTTACCCGTATTCCGAATTGGTTCCGCTCTTTAG
- a CDS encoding GspE/PulE family protein: MQTKVEGLAHILLQTNALTNSQIARAIEQAAGAQSPLLHYLVTEKIVSSEKIAEACATYFGLEAINLQTQPLNPSLCHEIPRKYLMRYAFIPLAVKSPTLAISDPLYFPLIEELQFQTNKQYKIVFAPYKSFAALINNFVSRQIYETVSQGEASIVELVNQVLTDAIYREASDVHFEPMQQHYRIRMCIDGILHTTTLLPNTQSPAMSSRLKVLAELDISEKRLPQDGRFYFTTLTHLKRDCRLSSCPTLFGEKIVIRLLNPVHHLLKFEELGLEEKPKQLIMKKIKQLQGLILVTGPTRSGKTVSLYAALNQINSTQKNISTVEDPIEIQLAGVTQVNIRPKAGLNFAAVLRVFLRQDPDVIMVGEIRDFETASIAVRAAHTGHLVLSTLHTNSAVECITRLIDMGIEPFNLASVLKLVVAQRLVRQLCAHCQATKISCPFCLNGYQGRTGIYEVLPITPSIIELILQKRSAQEINACAIQEGMQTLWQAALNKAKTGITNLNEIYRVIQSENNYA; the protein is encoded by the coding sequence ATGCAAACTAAGGTCGAGGGCCTCGCTCATATTTTATTGCAGACAAATGCGTTAACTAACAGCCAAATTGCCCGTGCTATTGAACAGGCGGCGGGAGCACAATCACCGTTGCTGCATTATTTAGTTACCGAGAAAATAGTATCTTCAGAAAAAATAGCAGAAGCCTGCGCCACTTACTTTGGTTTAGAAGCGATTAACTTGCAGACTCAACCACTGAACCCATCGCTTTGTCATGAAATACCACGGAAATATTTAATGCGCTATGCGTTCATTCCACTTGCAGTAAAATCACCTACGCTAGCTATTAGCGATCCGCTATATTTTCCCTTAATCGAAGAGCTCCAGTTTCAGACTAATAAACAATACAAAATTGTTTTTGCTCCCTATAAATCATTTGCTGCGTTAATAAATAATTTTGTGAGTCGTCAAATTTACGAGACAGTTTCACAAGGTGAAGCTTCCATTGTTGAGTTAGTAAATCAAGTGCTCACGGATGCCATCTATCGAGAAGCGTCAGATGTTCACTTTGAACCGATGCAACAACATTACCGAATTCGGATGTGTATCGATGGGATTTTACATACTACTACTCTCTTGCCAAATACACAGTCGCCAGCAATGAGTAGCCGGTTAAAAGTACTGGCTGAATTAGATATTTCTGAAAAACGCTTGCCGCAGGATGGGCGCTTTTATTTTACAACGCTTACCCATCTTAAACGTGACTGCCGACTTAGTAGCTGCCCGACTTTATTCGGGGAAAAAATCGTCATCCGTTTACTAAACCCCGTTCATCATTTATTAAAATTTGAAGAGTTGGGTTTAGAAGAAAAACCGAAGCAACTCATCATGAAAAAAATCAAACAACTCCAAGGTTTGATTCTTGTCACAGGACCCACGAGAAGCGGGAAAACGGTTTCACTGTATGCCGCGCTTAATCAGATTAATTCAACTCAAAAAAATATCTCCACCGTAGAAGATCCCATTGAAATACAATTAGCCGGGGTTACCCAAGTTAATATTCGCCCAAAAGCCGGACTTAATTTCGCCGCTGTATTACGCGTTTTTTTGCGCCAAGATCCTGATGTTATCATGGTGGGGGAAATTCGCGATTTTGAAACTGCTTCCATTGCTGTTCGCGCTGCACATACCGGGCATTTAGTCTTATCCACCTTACATACCAATAGCGCCGTCGAATGCATTACACGATTAATCGATATGGGGATCGAGCCATTCAACCTTGCTAGCGTATTAAAGCTCGTGGTTGCTCAGCGACTCGTCAGACAGCTTTGCGCTCATTGCCAAGCAACGAAGATTTCCTGCCCCTTTTGTTTAAACGGATACCAGGGGCGTACGGGAATCTATGAAGTTCTGCCTATTACTCCTTCCATTATCGAACTTATTTTACAAAAACGATCCGCGCAAGAAATTAATGCCTGCGCCATACAAGAGGGCATGCAAACTTTGTGGCAAGCAGCTTTGAATAAAGCAAAGACGGGTATTACAAACCTCAACGAAATTTACCGCGTGATTCAATCTGAAAATAACTATGCTTAA
- a CDS encoding pilin encodes MQRNRTAGFTLMELLIVIAIIGILIIIAIPSYHTYTRRAHFTEVVQATAPYKLGVKECYQMTNDLSECSAGDNGVPPAIASGSGTGLVDAIEIQNGVITVTPQVKYGIEAKDNYILTPTPEREGLTWASSGGGVAAGYAN; translated from the coding sequence ATGCAGAGAAATCGAACGGCGGGATTCACATTAATGGAATTATTAATCGTGATTGCTATCATTGGTATTTTGATTATAATCGCGATTCCTTCTTATCATACCTACACTCGGCGGGCTCATTTTACGGAAGTCGTCCAAGCCACGGCGCCCTACAAACTAGGGGTCAAAGAGTGTTACCAAATGACAAACGACCTTTCAGAATGCTCAGCGGGGGATAATGGCGTGCCCCCTGCTATAGCGTCGGGGAGTGGGACAGGATTGGTCGATGCCATCGAAATTCAAAATGGCGTAATCACAGTCACACCTCAAGTAAAATATGGGATTGAAGCGAAAGACAATTACATCTTAACGCCGACCCCTGAACGCGAAGGGTTGACTTGGGCCTCCAGCGGCGGAGGCGTGGCGGCTGGTTATGCAAACTAA
- a CDS encoding integrase produces the protein MLAEALQELQQLGGWSSFSMVLRYAHLSSHHLREAAKRIYVTKSLHAESVKYF, from the coding sequence ATGTTAGCGGAGGCGTTGCAAGAGTTACAGCAGTTAGGAGGATGGTCAAGTTTCAGTATGGTTTTACGTTACGCACACCTCTCAAGTCATCACCTTCGAGAGGCAGCTAAGCGTATTTACGTGACAAAATCCCTACACGCCGAGTCAGTGAAATATTTTTAA
- the cas6f gene encoding type I-F CRISPR-associated endoribonuclease Cas6/Csy4, with product MNYYFDINLLSDAEIPSTVLMNAVCKKLHKLLCDLDSTRIGISFPKYKITLGNVLRLHGTEFDLQKLHEVSWLGGMNGYCKISEVATVPVNTKHRTVYRKQPTMSQSKLKRLLKRGTITNDEVKSYKAKMVAEKGLNNPYLDLVSGTNCQRHRRYIVLGELLDEPVEGGFDQFGLSKTVTVPWFD from the coding sequence ATGAATTACTATTTTGATATTAATTTGTTATCGGATGCCGAAATCCCAAGTACTGTGCTAATGAATGCCGTTTGCAAAAAACTGCATAAATTACTTTGCGATTTGGATTCAACCCGGATTGGTATTAGTTTTCCAAAATACAAGATTACATTGGGAAATGTTCTGAGACTGCACGGTACTGAATTTGATTTGCAAAAGCTGCATGAAGTAAGCTGGCTTGGTGGCATGAACGGTTATTGTAAGATTAGTGAAGTTGCTACTGTGCCAGTCAATACAAAGCACCGAACAGTTTATCGTAAACAGCCTACTATGAGTCAGTCCAAACTCAAGCGGTTATTAAAGCGCGGCACGATTACGAACGATGAGGTGAAATCCTATAAAGCAAAAATGGTTGCTGAAAAAGGGTTGAATAATCCGTATCTGGATTTAGTTAGTGGTACTAATTGCCAACGACACCGACGTTATATTGTTTTAGGTGAACTGCTGGATGAGCCTGTAGAGGGTGGGTTTGATCAATTTGGTCTTTCCAAAACAGTCACGGTTCCTTGGTTTGATTGA